One window from the genome of Haladaptatus paucihalophilus DX253 encodes:
- a CDS encoding ABC transporter ATP-binding protein: MVRVASLNEGYESKTNAPVIEVDGVSKRYDARTTVQALRDVSLTVADGEFVCLVGPSGCGKTTLFRLVAGLESPTDGEIFVSGARVTGPGIDRGMVFQEYNLFPWKTVEGNVRFGLDRPACECSDCTSRVEELVDLVGLTGFEDAHPKDLSGGMKQRVAVARALAVDPEILLMDEPFGSIDAQTRDRLQHELLDIWQRTGKTVLFVTHEIEEAVTLADRIVVFGRNPGHVVTTIDVDMERPRERTDREFVAAVERIRKRIE; this comes from the coding sequence GTGGTTCGCGTGGCGTCCTTGAACGAGGGCTACGAGTCGAAGACGAACGCACCCGTCATCGAGGTCGATGGTGTTTCGAAACGGTACGATGCTCGTACGACCGTCCAGGCGCTTCGAGACGTATCACTGACGGTCGCGGACGGGGAGTTCGTCTGCCTCGTCGGACCCTCTGGGTGCGGAAAGACGACGCTTTTCCGCCTCGTCGCCGGACTCGAATCCCCGACCGACGGCGAAATTTTCGTGTCCGGCGCTCGGGTCACCGGTCCGGGAATCGACCGGGGAATGGTCTTTCAGGAGTACAATCTCTTCCCGTGGAAGACGGTCGAGGGGAACGTTCGATTCGGTCTGGACCGCCCCGCCTGTGAGTGCTCGGACTGTACGTCGCGGGTCGAGGAACTCGTCGATTTGGTCGGACTGACCGGCTTCGAAGACGCCCACCCGAAGGACTTGTCCGGGGGCATGAAACAGCGCGTCGCCGTCGCCCGCGCGCTCGCCGTGGATCCGGAAATTCTCCTCATGGACGAGCCGTTCGGAAGCATCGACGCACAGACGCGGGACCGGCTACAGCACGAATTGCTCGACATCTGGCAACGAACCGGAAAGACAGTGCTGTTCGTTACGCACGAAATCGAAGAGGCCGTCACCCTCGCCGACCGAATCGTCGTGTTCGGTCGCAATCCCGGACACGTCGTCACGACTATCGACGTGGA
- a CDS encoding ABC transporter permease → MSLETKLSRTPGRTADSTDIDRTVAGTLGIACFLGVWSALATLVHPEYLLPGPLPVLSALGAEFTTSAPFVLPVVGVPVELPRALTRLAQTSLHLVPGLVIGAFVGNAVGLLVGYSRRIDATVTPAIRVLRPIPELAWIAFAIVWFGIGHAGAAFIVAIGALWINYYGAYSGVHGVRDGYKEVATSLGVRTHLGMLRHVVLPAASPSMVNGFRTSIGRCLMIVVGAELFGAPGVGYEIINASNNLDMARSMAYMLLISAVYICVDSAYAMVETRWFAWRP, encoded by the coding sequence ATGAGCCTCGAAACGAAACTGTCCCGTACTCCGGGCCGAACCGCCGACTCGACGGATATCGATCGAACCGTGGCGGGTACGCTGGGCATCGCCTGTTTCCTCGGCGTTTGGTCCGCGCTGGCGACGCTCGTTCATCCGGAATATCTCCTCCCGGGGCCGCTTCCGGTCCTGTCCGCACTCGGAGCCGAGTTCACCACTAGCGCGCCGTTCGTCCTCCCGGTCGTTGGCGTCCCCGTCGAGCTTCCGCGCGCACTGACGCGGCTCGCTCAGACGTCGCTCCATCTCGTCCCCGGCTTGGTTATCGGTGCGTTCGTCGGAAACGCGGTCGGCCTGTTAGTCGGCTACTCCCGTCGCATCGACGCGACCGTGACCCCCGCCATCCGCGTGCTTCGTCCGATTCCCGAACTCGCGTGGATAGCCTTCGCTATCGTCTGGTTCGGCATCGGCCACGCCGGTGCGGCGTTCATCGTCGCAATCGGCGCGCTGTGGATCAACTATTACGGCGCGTACTCGGGCGTTCACGGCGTCCGCGACGGCTACAAGGAAGTCGCAACCAGCCTCGGCGTTCGCACGCACTTGGGGATGCTCCGTCACGTGGTCCTCCCCGCCGCGTCGCCGTCGATGGTCAACGGCTTTCGAACGAGTATTGGTCGCTGTCTCATGATCGTCGTCGGCGCGGAGCTGTTCGGCGCGCCCGGCGTCGGCTACGAGATTATCAACGCGTCCAACAACCTCGACATGGCGCGAAGCATGGCCTACATGCTCCTGATCAGTGCCGTCTACATTTGCGTTGACTCGGCGTACGCGATGGTCGAAACGAGGTGGTTCGCGTGGCGTCCTTGA